From Lycorma delicatula isolate Av1 chromosome 13, ASM4794821v1, whole genome shotgun sequence, a single genomic window includes:
- the LOC142334041 gene encoding uncharacterized protein LOC142334041 has product MVLIEKKRNTKKCEEHRMISVILHATKVLLRVLIKRIYNTSDDSIEEEQYGFRRDVGTTDAIGLLRVIGQRHMERRWRVYVEFVDLQEAFDRVRWNKLLLDLEKKGVDWKKRCIIKELYYK; this is encoded by the coding sequence ATGGTactaatagaaaagaaaagaaatacaaagaagtGTGAAGAACATAGAATGATTAGTGTAATATTACATGCAACTAAGGTATTATTAAGGGTTTTAATTAAGAGGATATATAATACATCAGATGACAGTATTGAGGAAGAACAGTATGGTTTTAGAAGAGATGTTGGAACAACTGACGCTATAGGGCTGCTAAGAGTAATAGGTCAGAGACACATGGAAAGAAGGTGGAGAGTGTATGTTGAATTTGTTGACCTACAGGAGGCGTTTGACAGAGTTAGATGGAATAAATTACTGCTAGATTTGGAAAAGAAGGGAGTTGACTGGAAAAAGAGGTGCATAATAAAAGAGCTGTactataagtaa